The following coding sequences lie in one Stenotrophomonas rhizophila genomic window:
- the otsA gene encoding alpha,alpha-trehalose-phosphate synthase (UDP-forming), which yields MSRLVVVSNRVAAPGVAAPGGLAVGLLAALKERGGLWFGWSGKSVRDASGALHEQTEGDIRYVTMDLNKPDVDGYYNGFANRTLWPLLHFRLDLVDYDRATRETYRRVNALFAEKLAPLLREDDIVWIHDYHLIPLASLLRERGIGCRIGFFLHVPMPSADLLQAMPDHLRLFSSLYAYDLVGFQTQRDTDRFQSYVRLFGGGRVLSDGELEAPGGRRFRAAAFPIGIDTGHIERQAKAGANKPAVRDLRNSLRDRQLAIGVDRLDYSKGLPERFQGFERYLERHPDQRGSLTYLQIAPVSRGDVTEYRQLRGQLEQIAGHINGGHAAPDWTPLRYVNQNFTHATLTGFYRAASVGLVTPLRDGMNLVAKEYVASQDPENPGVLVLSLLAGAADELKQALLVNPHDLDGVADAIATAATMPLRKRTERWQAMMEHLRTYDINHWRQTYLQALEG from the coding sequence ATGAGCCGGCTGGTTGTTGTCTCCAACCGCGTCGCGGCACCCGGCGTGGCCGCGCCCGGCGGGCTTGCAGTAGGGCTGCTGGCCGCGCTGAAGGAACGCGGTGGCCTGTGGTTCGGCTGGAGCGGCAAGTCGGTGCGCGACGCCAGCGGTGCGCTGCATGAGCAGACCGAGGGCGACATCCGCTACGTCACCATGGACCTCAACAAGCCCGACGTGGACGGCTACTACAACGGCTTTGCCAACCGCACGCTGTGGCCGCTGCTGCACTTCCGCCTGGACCTGGTGGACTACGACCGCGCCACCCGCGAAACCTACCGGCGAGTCAATGCACTGTTCGCCGAAAAGCTGGCGCCGCTGCTGCGCGAAGACGACATCGTGTGGATCCACGACTACCACCTGATTCCGCTGGCCTCGCTGCTGCGCGAGCGTGGCATCGGGTGCCGCATCGGGTTCTTCCTGCACGTGCCGATGCCCTCGGCCGACCTGCTGCAGGCCATGCCCGACCACCTGCGGCTGTTTTCCAGCCTCTACGCCTACGACCTGGTGGGCTTCCAGACCCAGCGCGACACCGACCGTTTCCAGTCCTACGTGCGCCTGTTCGGGGGCGGCCGGGTGTTGTCCGATGGCGAACTGGAAGCGCCCGGTGGCCGACGCTTCCGTGCCGCCGCCTTCCCGATCGGCATCGATACCGGCCACATCGAGCGCCAGGCCAAGGCCGGCGCCAACAAGCCGGCCGTGCGCGACCTGCGCAACAGCCTGCGCGACCGCCAGCTGGCCATCGGCGTGGACCGGCTGGACTATTCCAAGGGCCTGCCGGAGCGCTTCCAGGGTTTCGAGCGGTATCTGGAACGCCACCCGGACCAGCGCGGCAGCCTCACCTACCTGCAGATCGCGCCGGTATCGCGCGGTGATGTCACCGAGTACCGCCAGCTGCGCGGCCAGCTGGAACAGATCGCCGGGCACATCAACGGTGGCCATGCGGCACCGGACTGGACCCCGCTGCGCTACGTCAACCAGAACTTCACCCATGCCACCCTGACCGGCTTTTACCGTGCGGCGTCCGTGGGCCTGGTCACCCCGCTGCGCGATGGCATGAACCTGGTCGCCAAGGAATACGTGGCCTCGCAGGACCCGGAGAACCCCGGCGTGCTGGTGCTGTCGCTGCTGGCCGGCGCAGCCGATGAACTCAAGCAGGCGCTACTGGTGAACCCGCACGACCTGGACGGCGTGGCCGATGCAATCGCCACCGCCGCCACCATGCCCCTGCGCAAGCGCACCGAGCGTTGGCAGGCCATGATGGAGCATCTGCGCACTTACGACATCAACCACTGGCGGCAGACCTACCTGCAGGCGCTGGAGGGCTGA